A single window of uncultured Pseudodesulfovibrio sp. DNA harbors:
- a CDS encoding phenylacetate--CoA ligase: protein MIYDVKNETLPREDLEKIQLRRLQALCERVYANVPFYKKKFDEKGVKPQDIKSLKDLTLLPFTVKQDLRDQYPFGLFSVPKDQIVRLHSSSGTTGTATVVGYTKRDIKNWGELMARSFMAAGASASDTVHNAYGYGLFTGGLGAHYGAEALGATVVPISGGATRRQVTLLKDFAPDVICATPSYALFLAETGEEMGIDIKKLPLRIGIFGAEPWTNEMRLEIEKKLGIKAIDIYGLSEIMGPGVAIECLEAQDGLHIQEDHFLAETINPETGEPVAPGEEGELVFTTLTKEGIPLIRYRTRDLTTLNTTPCKCGRTTARMKRVTGRSDDMLIIRGVNVFPSQIESILIETEGLTPHYQLIVDRKGNLDTLEVQVEVNESIFSDEIKNLQRVESKVMKNIKEFLGVTAKVKLVSPKEIERSVGKAKRIIDKRKEG, encoded by the coding sequence ATGATTTATGATGTAAAGAATGAAACCCTGCCCAGAGAAGATCTGGAAAAAATACAGCTCCGAAGGCTCCAGGCTCTCTGTGAACGAGTATATGCCAATGTCCCGTTCTATAAGAAAAAATTTGACGAGAAAGGTGTTAAGCCTCAAGACATCAAAAGCCTGAAAGACCTCACCCTGCTCCCATTCACCGTCAAGCAGGATCTTCGCGATCAGTACCCCTTCGGCCTCTTCTCGGTCCCTAAAGACCAGATTGTCCGTCTCCATTCTTCATCCGGCACCACCGGCACAGCGACAGTCGTTGGCTACACCAAGCGTGACATCAAAAACTGGGGCGAACTCATGGCCCGGTCCTTCATGGCAGCAGGAGCGTCGGCCAGTGACACCGTACACAACGCCTACGGTTACGGTTTGTTCACAGGCGGCCTTGGCGCGCACTACGGCGCAGAAGCCCTAGGGGCGACAGTCGTTCCCATTTCCGGTGGCGCCACCCGCAGACAGGTTACCCTGCTCAAGGATTTCGCACCGGATGTCATCTGCGCCACTCCATCTTACGCCCTGTTCCTGGCAGAAACCGGCGAGGAAATGGGCATCGATATCAAGAAGCTCCCCTTGCGCATCGGTATTTTCGGTGCTGAGCCATGGACCAACGAAATGCGTCTTGAAATCGAGAAAAAACTTGGCATCAAAGCCATCGACATCTACGGCCTGTCCGAAATCATGGGACCTGGTGTTGCTATTGAATGTCTTGAAGCTCAAGACGGACTGCACATTCAGGAAGATCACTTCCTTGCGGAAACGATCAACCCCGAAACCGGCGAGCCTGTTGCTCCGGGAGAGGAAGGCGAGTTGGTCTTCACGACACTGACCAAAGAAGGCATCCCGCTCATCCGTTATCGAACACGCGACCTGACCACCTTGAACACCACGCCCTGCAAATGTGGTCGCACCACTGCCCGCATGAAGCGTGTAACTGGTCGCTCGGACGACATGCTCATCATCCGCGGCGTCAATGTCTTCCCGTCTCAAATCGAATCAATACTCATTGAAACCGAAGGGTTAACTCCACACTACCAACTTATTGTTGATCGCAAGGGCAACCTTGATACTCTGGAAGTTCAAGTGGAAGTCAACGAGTCCATTTTCTCCGATGAGATTAAGAATTTACAACGCGTCGAATCAAAGGTAATGAAAAACATTAAAGAATTCCTCGGTGTCACCGCCAAGGTAAAATTGGTCAGTCCCAAAGAGATTGAACGCTCTGTGGGTAAAGCCAAGCGCATCATCGACAAGAGAAAAGAAGGCTAA
- the ligA gene encoding NAD-dependent DNA ligase LigA: protein MVSKNVIERVALLREKLERHNYLYYVQDAPEISDAEYDALFRELAGLETEYPELDDPNSPTKRVGGKPADGFTPYEHAERMYSLDNGMDLDAWYAFTERVIKGTGQENIQYWADPKMDGLAMEVIYEQGRFVRAATRGDGLTGEDVTHNMRTVMNLPLVLRGDDVPELLEVRGEVVMSNADFADLNRRQEEAGDKVFANPRNAAAGTIRQLDPKVAASRPLRFLGYGIGRVEWNTASDKWVTQQAVMDGLKELGFAIPPEAKLCDSSREVADYFEELMVQREGLPFEIDGVVAKVNDRDIQSALGYTSRAPRWALALKFPAYQTKTRLNSIRIQVGRTGVLTPVAELEPVELAGVVVSKATLHNKGYIEERDFRIGDTVLIQRAGDVIPQVLSVDLEERAEDAEKYIFPMQCPVCESSAVEDGEAVRCTNTVCPAKTVQRIIHFVSKAGLDMEGVGKKWIQKLAEDGVLTSPADLFKLEKTDLLKYERMGDKSAENFMAAIEKARKDAPLWRFIAGLGIRHVGEQTAKTLAANYEELDAIGLVTREELQDLDDVGPIVAESLADFFINEENRIMLGQFKDLGFWPTGGSDDAEATALLPLSGKVFIFTGTLPVKRNEAQAMAEAQGGAISKTISKKVDYVVAGEKAGSKVTKAEKLGLEIIDFDTFKGLLGQKIEKRQMTLLDF, encoded by the coding sequence ATGGTCTCAAAAAACGTCATTGAACGCGTTGCTTTGTTGCGCGAAAAACTCGAGCGGCACAACTATCTGTACTATGTACAGGATGCTCCAGAAATCAGCGATGCCGAGTATGATGCATTGTTTCGTGAATTGGCAGGTCTGGAAACGGAATACCCGGAACTCGATGATCCTAATTCTCCGACAAAGAGAGTGGGGGGTAAACCTGCCGATGGTTTTACTCCCTATGAACATGCCGAGCGTATGTATAGTTTGGACAACGGTATGGACCTTGATGCGTGGTACGCATTTACCGAACGCGTTATAAAAGGAACAGGACAAGAGAATATTCAGTATTGGGCCGATCCAAAGATGGATGGTCTGGCAATGGAAGTTATTTATGAGCAAGGTCGGTTTGTCCGGGCCGCCACTCGTGGTGATGGCCTGACAGGTGAGGACGTGACGCATAATATGCGTACGGTTATGAATTTACCCTTGGTCCTGCGAGGTGACGACGTCCCAGAATTGTTGGAAGTTCGCGGTGAAGTCGTTATGTCAAATGCGGATTTTGCCGACTTGAATCGACGGCAGGAAGAGGCGGGAGACAAAGTCTTTGCCAATCCTCGCAATGCCGCAGCCGGGACGATCCGCCAACTCGACCCAAAGGTCGCGGCATCTCGTCCGCTCCGTTTTTTGGGGTATGGCATAGGCCGGGTTGAGTGGAATACTGCATCGGATAAGTGGGTAACTCAGCAAGCGGTTATGGATGGTCTTAAGGAATTGGGATTTGCCATTCCGCCTGAAGCGAAATTGTGTGATTCAAGTCGAGAAGTTGCTGATTATTTTGAAGAACTTATGGTGCAACGTGAGGGCTTACCGTTTGAAATTGACGGTGTAGTCGCCAAAGTCAATGATCGGGATATACAGAGTGCCCTCGGGTATACTTCTCGGGCCCCACGATGGGCTCTGGCTCTGAAGTTTCCGGCGTATCAGACCAAGACCCGGCTCAATAGTATCCGCATACAGGTTGGACGCACTGGGGTTTTGACCCCTGTGGCCGAACTGGAACCGGTGGAGCTGGCTGGTGTAGTTGTGTCCAAAGCGACTTTGCATAATAAGGGATATATTGAGGAACGCGATTTCCGCATTGGTGACACCGTACTTATTCAGCGAGCGGGCGATGTTATCCCGCAAGTCTTGTCCGTTGATCTTGAAGAGCGAGCCGAGGACGCTGAAAAGTATATATTCCCTATGCAGTGTCCGGTTTGTGAGAGTTCCGCGGTGGAAGATGGAGAAGCTGTGCGGTGTACTAATACCGTTTGTCCTGCCAAGACCGTGCAACGGATCATTCATTTTGTATCCAAGGCCGGTTTGGACATGGAAGGCGTGGGGAAAAAATGGATTCAGAAGTTGGCGGAAGACGGCGTACTGACATCTCCTGCTGATTTGTTCAAGTTGGAAAAAACTGATTTGTTGAAATATGAACGTATGGGTGACAAGTCTGCCGAGAATTTCATGGCAGCCATTGAAAAGGCCAGAAAAGATGCCCCCTTGTGGCGGTTTATTGCCGGACTCGGTATTCGTCATGTGGGAGAGCAAACTGCAAAAACATTGGCCGCGAATTATGAAGAACTGGACGCCATTGGGCTGGTGACCCGCGAAGAGTTGCAGGATTTGGACGATGTTGGTCCCATTGTTGCCGAGAGTTTGGCTGATTTTTTTATCAATGAAGAAAATCGGATTATGCTTGGTCAGTTCAAGGATTTGGGATTTTGGCCGACAGGCGGTTCCGATGATGCCGAGGCAACAGCTCTGCTGCCATTGTCTGGCAAAGTGTTCATTTTCACCGGGACTTTGCCGGTAAAACGAAACGAGGCTCAGGCCATGGCGGAAGCCCAAGGCGGTGCGATATCCAAGACCATTTCCAAAAAGGTGGATTATGTCGTGGCGGGAGAGAAGGCCGGATCAAAAGTTACCAAGGCGGAGAAACTTGGGCTTGAAATTATTGACTTCGACACTTTCAAGGGCTTACTCGGTCAGAAGATAGAAAAAAGGCAAATGACTTTGCTGGATTTTTAA
- a CDS encoding MATE family efflux transporter gives MAESVTEKSTDHPFVKKPNRTLLRLAFPVLFSLVAEPLTGLVDTAFVARLAGSEPVAALGVGTVAFTSIFWAFTFLGVGTQTEVAQAEGRGDRERAIKVVSLACALAACIGFVVMLGAMGFLSPIASLFGAEGLVNELACEYMLYRLLGAPAVLVSLACFGGLRGIQDMRTPFYVAVGVNLVNVLLDWVLIFGIGSIAPMGVAGAAIASTVSQWIGAVWCVWAIWRRLGLTWHMRGAGITKLMKVGGDLFIRTGAVLVFLALCTRVANRFGPDEGAAYQAIRQFFIFSALFLDAFAITGQSLVGFFLGASDQAQARRVARSVCLWSIGTGLGMCALMLMGEKSVAWLLVPPAAHGVFGPAWVVVALTQPVGSLSFATDGIHWGTGDFRYLRNAMLIASVISVFCILVVDAIHPSNILVFIWLTTALWTVIRAGFGMVRIWPGVGRAPLIREHKKRP, from the coding sequence ATGGCCGAGAGTGTTACGGAAAAATCAACGGACCACCCCTTTGTGAAGAAACCCAATCGAACTTTGCTTCGATTGGCGTTTCCCGTGCTGTTCTCTTTGGTTGCCGAACCGCTGACAGGGCTTGTTGATACGGCATTTGTTGCTCGTCTTGCCGGTTCCGAACCTGTGGCCGCCCTTGGTGTTGGGACCGTGGCTTTTACCTCTATCTTTTGGGCATTTACTTTTCTTGGTGTTGGTACACAGACAGAAGTGGCTCAAGCGGAAGGCCGGGGAGATCGAGAGCGTGCGATTAAGGTGGTGTCTTTGGCCTGTGCGTTGGCGGCGTGTATTGGATTCGTTGTCATGCTTGGCGCCATGGGATTCCTTTCGCCTATTGCATCGTTGTTCGGTGCCGAAGGACTGGTTAACGAGTTAGCCTGTGAATACATGTTGTATCGTTTGCTCGGAGCTCCCGCAGTACTCGTTTCTTTGGCCTGTTTTGGCGGATTGCGTGGTATACAGGATATGCGCACGCCGTTTTATGTGGCTGTGGGGGTAAATCTTGTCAACGTATTGCTTGATTGGGTACTCATTTTCGGGATTGGGTCGATTGCACCTATGGGGGTGGCTGGAGCTGCCATTGCGAGCACTGTCAGTCAGTGGATCGGTGCGGTTTGGTGTGTGTGGGCCATATGGAGACGCCTCGGGTTAACGTGGCATATGCGAGGGGCAGGAATCACCAAACTTATGAAGGTCGGGGGCGATCTCTTTATTCGTACTGGCGCGGTTCTTGTCTTTTTAGCCTTGTGTACTCGTGTCGCGAATCGTTTTGGTCCAGATGAAGGCGCAGCCTATCAGGCTATTCGACAGTTTTTCATTTTTTCAGCGTTGTTTCTGGACGCTTTTGCCATCACAGGGCAGAGTCTTGTTGGTTTTTTTCTTGGTGCATCTGACCAAGCTCAGGCGCGTCGCGTCGCCCGTTCTGTCTGTTTGTGGAGTATAGGGACAGGACTTGGTATGTGTGCCCTTATGCTTATGGGGGAAAAGAGTGTTGCATGGCTTCTCGTACCACCTGCAGCTCATGGAGTTTTTGGGCCTGCCTGGGTTGTGGTTGCCTTGACCCAACCTGTCGGGTCGCTTTCATTTGCGACGGATGGGATTCATTGGGGGACCGGTGATTTCAGGTATTTACGGAATGCAATGCTGATTGCTTCAGTCATTAGCGTATTTTGTATCCTTGTAGTTGATGCGATTCATCCGTCTAATATTCTTGTTTTTATTTGGCTGACAACGGCGTTGTGGACAGTGATTCGGGCTGGCTTCGGAATGGTGCGTATTTGGCCGGGGGTAGGCCGTGCTCCTTTGATCAGAGAGCATAAAAAAAGACCTTAG
- a CDS encoding nitroreductase family protein encodes MGRSKEHDKKGKVPAIADRGKVHYMAMSRLTNEVYMQFRELMVQNRSRRKFDESRPVDIQTLVDLVELTRFMPSGRNMQPLKYIAVADKVQCDAIFPLLGWAGYLKDWKGPAEGERPTGYIVVMLDRSLADDPGCDHGIASQSIMLGAVEKGFGGCIIGTVNRRKLSRMLDLPENFDILLVLALGVPAQDVVVEPLPSDGSIHYWSGDDDRHHVPKRGLDDLLVGCYPEKE; translated from the coding sequence TTGGGCCGCAGCAAGGAACACGATAAGAAAGGAAAGGTTCCTGCCATTGCGGACCGGGGCAAAGTGCATTACATGGCTATGAGTCGCCTAACGAATGAGGTTTATATGCAGTTCAGGGAATTAATGGTACAGAATAGGTCGCGGCGGAAATTCGACGAATCCCGACCGGTGGACATACAGACATTGGTCGACTTGGTTGAATTGACTCGATTCATGCCGTCAGGCAGGAACATGCAGCCGTTGAAGTACATTGCTGTCGCAGATAAAGTACAGTGTGATGCCATTTTCCCGTTGTTGGGATGGGCTGGTTACCTTAAGGATTGGAAAGGGCCTGCTGAAGGTGAGCGTCCAACCGGGTATATTGTCGTGATGCTCGACAGGAGTTTGGCAGATGATCCTGGGTGCGATCATGGTATTGCCAGTCAATCCATCATGCTGGGGGCCGTGGAAAAAGGGTTTGGTGGATGCATTATTGGGACGGTTAACAGAAGGAAACTGTCTCGGATGCTCGACCTGCCGGAAAATTTCGATATACTTCTGGTGTTGGCACTTGGTGTGCCAGCTCAGGATGTGGTGGTGGAACCGCTTCCATCCGACGGAAGTATACACTATTGGAGCGGTGACGATGACAGGCATCATGTGCCCAAACGTGGGTTGGATGATTTGCTTGTTGGATGTTACCCGGAAAAAGAATAA
- the rsfS gene encoding ribosome silencing factor, translating to MLNKEKKFQEMASEDKARIVAEWLDEKQGENVVVIDVSKISSVTDMTLVVSARGVKHAKALAEYILDKAAEDNIEFLSMEGQKTGEWILVDLNDVLVHIFLEELRGFYNIEGMWNEAPKIKI from the coding sequence TTGTTGAACAAAGAAAAGAAATTTCAGGAAATGGCGAGTGAAGACAAGGCCCGAATTGTTGCTGAATGGCTTGACGAAAAACAGGGTGAAAATGTCGTTGTCATTGATGTGTCAAAGATAAGTTCTGTCACAGATATGACTTTGGTTGTTTCAGCCCGTGGTGTGAAGCATGCCAAAGCATTGGCAGAATACATTCTGGACAAGGCTGCTGAGGATAATATCGAGTTTTTGAGCATGGAAGGCCAGAAGACAGGTGAATGGATTCTGGTTGATCTAAATGATGTGCTGGTTCATATTTTCCTTGAAGAGTTGCGTGGGTTCTACAATATCGAAGGTATGTGGAACGAAGCTCCAAAAATTAAAATTTAG
- a CDS encoding ACT domain-containing protein, whose protein sequence is MKVDQLSIFLENRAGRLAEVTRILSEAGVNIRALSLADTSDFGILRLIVSDFTKAKDTLKEAGFTVGRTSVVAVKVSDDPGGLHAILSMLQNAGINVEYMYAFVQQSGDSAVLIFRFDRTDQGIELLQKNNIAIIPGDKLYAM, encoded by the coding sequence ATGAAAGTAGATCAACTCTCCATATTTCTGGAAAATCGAGCCGGACGTCTCGCTGAAGTAACCCGTATTCTTTCCGAGGCTGGCGTAAATATCCGCGCATTGTCTCTGGCAGACACTTCGGATTTCGGCATCCTGCGCCTAATTGTATCCGACTTTACCAAAGCCAAGGACACATTAAAGGAAGCAGGCTTTACCGTTGGTCGCACCTCGGTTGTTGCCGTCAAGGTTTCCGACGATCCTGGTGGATTGCACGCCATTCTGAGCATGCTTCAAAATGCCGGTATTAATGTGGAATACATGTACGCATTTGTACAGCAAAGCGGAGACTCGGCGGTGCTTATCTTCCGTTTTGACCGCACCGACCAAGGCATTGAATTGTTACAGAAAAACAATATTGCCATCATCCCCGGCGACAAACTCTACGCCATGTAG
- the cls gene encoding cardiolipin synthase: protein MESMELSFLLWLFSLFYTAMEITAVITAVIAIHDTRTPQGAVAWAISLVTFPILALPLYWIFGRSKFHGYVDAIRAGQEEFHRLIGSNHDIPTIRDLAERKRPHAPRTVFETLSGIPYLGGNSIELYTDGNSTFDAMFADIEKATDYILIQFFIVHDDMLGNRLKELLIRKAQNGVRIYFLYDEVGCHSTSAAYWEGMRKAGIDARPFHTTKGRHNRFQLNFRNHRKIVIIDGAIAYVGGHNVGDEYLGISKIFNGWRDTHISIAGPGVLGVQVSFAKDWYWATRQLLDLDLTMPDTTGTAEVLALGTGPEDALESCSLMFIRAIEAAQHRFWTASPYFVPDSAVMKALQLAALRGVDVRIMLPEKADHKLVYLAGFACLKELDLPGIRVFRYTKGFLHQKVFLVDDILAGVGTANLDNRSFRLNFEITMLVEDKSFSNKIETMFLSDFTRCIETGPNEIDSKNIIQKTLIKFARLLSPVL, encoded by the coding sequence ATGGAATCAATGGAACTCTCATTTCTTCTCTGGTTGTTCAGTCTTTTCTATACAGCCATGGAAATCACGGCGGTTATCACGGCGGTTATCGCGATTCATGACACTCGCACACCGCAAGGGGCTGTTGCCTGGGCTATTTCGCTGGTAACATTCCCCATTCTCGCTCTTCCCCTTTACTGGATTTTTGGCCGATCAAAATTCCATGGCTATGTCGATGCCATCCGTGCCGGACAAGAAGAATTTCACAGGCTTATAGGTAGCAATCATGACATCCCGACCATTCGTGATCTTGCCGAACGAAAGCGGCCACACGCACCAAGGACGGTATTCGAAACGCTCTCCGGCATCCCGTATCTTGGTGGAAACTCCATCGAACTCTATACAGATGGCAATTCCACCTTCGACGCCATGTTCGCAGACATTGAAAAAGCGACCGACTATATACTGATCCAATTCTTCATTGTCCACGACGACATGCTCGGCAATCGTTTGAAAGAACTGCTTATCCGCAAAGCACAAAACGGCGTTCGCATATATTTTCTCTATGATGAAGTCGGCTGCCACTCCACCTCCGCCGCCTATTGGGAAGGAATGCGAAAGGCCGGAATAGATGCACGTCCATTCCATACAACCAAAGGACGACACAACCGATTTCAACTCAATTTCAGAAACCACAGAAAAATTGTCATTATTGACGGTGCAATCGCCTATGTCGGTGGGCACAATGTCGGCGATGAATATCTCGGCATATCCAAGATATTCAATGGATGGCGAGACACACACATCAGCATCGCAGGTCCTGGCGTACTAGGAGTGCAGGTGTCCTTTGCCAAAGACTGGTACTGGGCAACTCGCCAACTCCTTGACCTTGACCTGACCATGCCAGACACAACTGGGACCGCTGAGGTTCTGGCCCTCGGCACTGGACCGGAAGATGCGCTGGAATCATGCTCCCTCATGTTCATCAGGGCCATCGAAGCCGCACAACACCGCTTCTGGACCGCAAGTCCTTATTTCGTCCCGGACAGTGCGGTCATGAAAGCCTTGCAATTGGCCGCCTTACGCGGTGTGGATGTCCGCATCATGTTGCCTGAAAAGGCAGACCACAAACTCGTTTACCTGGCTGGATTCGCCTGTCTCAAGGAACTAGACCTTCCCGGCATCCGCGTCTTCCGCTACACCAAGGGCTTTCTTCACCAAAAGGTTTTTCTCGTCGACGATATACTGGCCGGAGTCGGAACAGCCAATCTGGATAATCGCTCTTTTCGTCTCAACTTTGAAATTACCATGCTCGTCGAGGACAAATCGTTCTCCAATAAAATTGAGACGATGTTCCTAAGTGACTTTACCCGATGTATTGAAACCGGTCCCAACGAAATCGATTCAAAAAACATCATCCAGAAAACACTCATCAAATTCGCCCGACTGCTTTCCCCTGTTCTTTAA
- a CDS encoding potassium channel protein: MIERVHRRMLRLRSRLGSLWSVVLGVVYLFVIFVVGICFYMMYEHWDFASSFYMMVITLSTVGFMEVNQLSEEGRMFTAFLIMGGVGGFVYIAGAFAQILIDGRLQIMWGKHKMMKEISKLKNHFIVCGHGRIGSIVVQEIAAEGHDIVVIEQAPDLIDKMEQDGILCIEGDATSDEVLLSAGLLHANSLISALSSEAANVYVTLTGRQLNPGITIVARAGDKTHISRLELAGADRVVLPHFIGGVRMAQNVLRPTVTNFMELAVRGGIDLQMEELLVSPESELVNLDLIESKIRPRFNLIIIAIKRGSGEMVFNPGPKEVIDANDTLLAVGTKSNLEEIKEIL; the protein is encoded by the coding sequence ATGATTGAGAGAGTTCATCGGCGAATGCTTCGCCTGAGGTCACGGCTAGGCTCCCTCTGGAGTGTCGTTCTCGGCGTGGTGTATCTCTTCGTGATTTTTGTAGTGGGTATCTGTTTTTACATGATGTACGAGCACTGGGATTTTGCCAGTTCCTTTTACATGATGGTCATTACACTTTCCACCGTAGGATTCATGGAAGTCAACCAGCTTTCGGAAGAAGGCCGCATGTTTACTGCCTTCCTGATTATGGGCGGTGTCGGCGGTTTTGTTTATATAGCCGGTGCTTTCGCACAAATCCTGATTGATGGTCGTTTGCAAATTATGTGGGGTAAGCACAAGATGATGAAAGAAATAAGCAAATTGAAAAATCATTTTATCGTTTGTGGTCATGGTCGTATCGGCAGCATTGTTGTTCAGGAAATTGCGGCTGAAGGGCATGATATCGTAGTTATCGAGCAGGCCCCGGATCTCATCGACAAGATGGAACAGGACGGCATTCTCTGTATCGAAGGGGATGCCACCAGTGACGAAGTCCTTTTGAGTGCCGGTTTGCTCCATGCAAATTCCCTTATTTCGGCTCTTTCCAGCGAAGCCGCAAATGTTTACGTGACATTGACGGGTCGTCAATTGAACCCTGGCATTACCATTGTGGCTCGTGCCGGAGATAAAACACATATTTCTCGTTTGGAATTGGCCGGTGCTGATAGAGTTGTGCTTCCGCATTTCATAGGTGGCGTGCGTATGGCGCAGAATGTTTTGCGGCCAACGGTGACCAACTTTATGGAATTGGCTGTTCGAGGTGGTATTGATCTTCAAATGGAGGAATTATTGGTTTCTCCAGAATCCGAATTGGTGAATCTGGACCTTATCGAGTCCAAGATTCGTCCTCGATTCAATTTGATTATCATCGCCATAAAAAGAGGTTCCGGCGAGATGGTTTTTAATCCTGGTCCCAAGGAAGTGATCGACGCTAACGATACGCTTTTAGCTGTCGGTACAAAATCGAATCTCGAAGAAATTAAAGAAATCTTATAA
- the dapB gene encoding 4-hydroxy-tetrahydrodipicolinate reductase: MSTNVVILGAKGRMGNTLVNMALADNELSLVGVCEREGNTGGMDYDGCLTSDCLEDLLPKVPGAVVVDFTAPESSVAMAKIAAKHGSPAVIGTTGLNKDQQDELAEYAKETPLFWAPNMSVGVNVLLKVLPELVKALGEDYDMEMVETHHKMKKDSPSGTALKLAQCLAEARGWEYDDVKKHCRDGIIGERPQKEIGVQTLRGGDVVGDHTMYFFGPGERIEVTHRAHSRETFASGALRAAKWLAKQKPGKLYAMADIF; this comes from the coding sequence ATGAGTACCAATGTCGTTATACTGGGTGCAAAGGGCCGTATGGGCAACACTTTGGTGAATATGGCTCTGGCAGACAACGAATTGAGTCTCGTTGGCGTTTGTGAGCGCGAAGGGAACACTGGTGGCATGGATTATGACGGTTGTCTGACATCCGATTGTCTTGAAGATCTGCTGCCCAAGGTCCCCGGTGCGGTGGTTGTGGACTTCACCGCCCCTGAATCGTCTGTCGCCATGGCAAAAATTGCTGCCAAGCATGGAAGTCCTGCAGTTATTGGAACAACTGGTTTGAATAAGGACCAGCAGGATGAATTGGCAGAGTATGCCAAGGAAACACCTCTTTTTTGGGCACCGAATATGTCGGTGGGCGTGAATGTATTGCTCAAGGTTTTGCCTGAACTCGTCAAGGCTCTTGGCGAGGACTATGATATGGAAATGGTTGAGACCCATCATAAAATGAAGAAAGACTCTCCCAGTGGAACGGCGCTGAAACTGGCTCAATGTCTGGCTGAAGCCCGTGGGTGGGAATATGATGACGTCAAGAAGCATTGCCGTGATGGTATCATCGGCGAGCGCCCCCAGAAGGAAATAGGCGTGCAGACTTTGCGCGGTGGGGATGTGGTTGGCGATCACACCATGTATTTCTTTGGCCCCGGAGAGCGTATTGAAGTAACGCATCGTGCTCATTCTCGTGAGACATTCGCTTCCGGTGCGTTGCGTGCGGCAAAATGGCTGGCCAAGCAGAAGCCCGGTAAGCTTTATGCCATGGCTGACATTTTTTAA
- a CDS encoding Hpt domain-containing protein — protein sequence MHKEIIDSRFLESMAGKRPFLKRMFTVFISQEPKRIQEIKDALQSQDVERLRHLAHSLKGGAATIGVDRVRECCLKLENASKAKDMKAAMVHLDSLEKEMRNAYAFMFDYLAEH from the coding sequence GTGCATAAAGAAATAATAGATAGCAGATTCCTGGAATCAATGGCAGGTAAACGCCCGTTCCTTAAGCGGATGTTTACCGTATTCATATCTCAGGAGCCAAAACGTATTCAGGAAATCAAAGACGCCCTACAATCGCAGGATGTCGAACGATTGCGTCATTTGGCGCACTCACTCAAAGGCGGCGCTGCCACCATTGGCGTTGATCGAGTCCGAGAGTGTTGCCTGAAACTTGAAAATGCCTCCAAAGCCAAAGATATGAAAGCGGCTATGGTACATCTGGACTCTCTGGAAAAAGAAATGCGGAATGCATACGCCTTCATGTTCGACTATTTGGCAGAACATTGA